Genomic window (Musa acuminata AAA Group cultivar baxijiao chromosome BXJ1-9, Cavendish_Baxijiao_AAA, whole genome shotgun sequence):
TCGACGAGATACGCGCAAAAAAGAGTCTCATCCACTGATCCTGCAATGCCGTGGAAGAGACGCGAAGGGAGGAGGGAGAGAGGGGTTTAAAGAACGACGAGGGGGGCTACTTATATGCCGATGAAGGAGACGGGAGAGGTTggaggctaattacatattagctTGTCGAACTTTGGATCCTACTAACATGGATGTtcgtatttaaaaaaattatattacaaattttataattttaaaataaaataaataatcatatttatcataatgTTATTAGTTATATTGATGAAAAATACAACACATGACGTCACGTGTTGGATCAACATGAAAATGATgattaaaagaaaataacaatatCGGGATGCCCTACCACCTAATTAGTTTGTCTCTTGCTTAAGGCATCGATCCAAGTTTCAATATTGAACCAACCATATGTGTCGAGTGCATAAAAGATGACAACGtaggcatcatgaatattgaaagtggCACAATGAGGATCGAGAATGGGATGCTATGGTGAGAGACGATAACGCCTGTGAAGAGGGGTTATGCTCTCGTAAACTTTGAGTATCCCAACGACAATCACTTTCGCTACACTATGAGCCAAGCGAGACGATGATCATGCCCTGAGCATCCTAACAACGTAGCAAGAGACGAACTAGATAGCAAAACATCCTGATAATATTGAAATTCTCTTTGCTCATCATTTTGATATCGATCTAACACCTACCTTATGTGACGAATTATATTTTTAGTCAATATAATTGATGTTGTTATAACAAATAAAACTAATTATTTCACTTTCAGAATTATAAAGGTAGCTACGCTCTACTTTCGTTAGGTAAAGATAGCCACGCTCTACTTTCGTTATAAACAAATATAAACGCGGCGGTTGTTGCGCACATCGGTCCGGGCAACGGAGCTTCAGAACGTGTCGGATCCACCTGTCCCGGCCAACCCATCAAACTGGAAAAAGAGCGTGTCCCGTCCCCATTGGCTGAAATTGTGCGAACCACATGCGCAAGGCTACAAACTGACGTTACTAATAGCAACCTACGTTTACCTATTCAACAACAACTTGCAGAGAAGCGCATGATCATTTGGAAGCACGAGAAAAAGCAAGGGAAAGACTTCCGAACCGCAATAGACTTTATAAGGTGTACCATAAGTCAACCAGACAGCAAGGCGATTATAGTGGAGCAATTTCACAGTACCACTACAACTCTATACACAGTCTCGTCATATGGACTTACATTTTTCTCAAGTTGTCTAATCTTGCTTGTAAGTCGTTATCAATTCCACCATCTTCACTTCCAGCTGCTTCAGCTTGGGCAACCTTCTTGGATGCCTCGGCTTTAGCCACTGCAGTTGACGGTGCCTTTACAAGCTGTAAGCAAATGAGGGACCAGTTGCTTTACGCAAAAACAACAGGAGTGCCGATAATTTTGAAGGAAATGCACGATAAAGGTATCATTTAGATTCACCTCTGAATTAATGTCGATTCCAATTTCATCAAGGACTTGGTTCACAAGTTCTTcagtttcttcctcttcctcgtctcCTTCCAAAGCATCATCTATGGCATCTCCCATAACCTCGCTGACCATTTCCATTTTCTCATTTTGCCGCTCAAACTCTTGCATTATCTTCTGTAATGCAGGGAGGTTCATCTGCCTGTTCATCTGTCCCATAGCCTTTGTAACACCTTTCATAGCTTCTCCCATTGCTTGTGTTGATTTCAGTGTCTGCAGAAATCATCAAATATTGGTTTTGATGTCAATCAGTTAATTAACTGAATGGAATGACTTGGTTCATAACTAAGTCCATCCTCAACTCTAGGCTGAAGCTTTTGCGTAACCTATACATATAATCGACTTCAAATGGATATGAAGCTTCATTTTCCATGCTGCAAAACTTCAGATTTCTTACCTACTATCAACATGtttcatttgaattttatgtTTATTTAGGCAAACTCAAGCAAATTTAACAAGGGTTTAAAAGATCGAACCATAATAGGGATTATATAATTTTCGGTCATAACTTTCTCCTCATTGCGTTTTTCCAGACAGTCTTTATACCTAACTTCAAAAGTAAAGAACTTATGCCCCCACCATCTTCTTTTTAACGTCAATCAATATCCAGCTCTTCTATCTAAATTCTACAGACCTAATAATACCTCCCGCTCTCAGCTACAACCATAGTTATACAACCAAACCAGGATCACGTCAAACTTTGGTTCACTAATCCATTGGTCAGATGGATATATTACAaatattgttttctttttctttttctgtttctttAATCTGCTTATTTGTTCGTTCTTCTCCTTCACTGTCCTTCTATAATCGTCTTTTCTCCCTCCTTGCATTCTCTTCACCTTACtatgctcctcttcttcttttcaatgATTCTCTTCTCCTCCactctcttttcctttttttttcttttaatcttttgCTCTTCTTCTGTGCGTTCTTGTCTTCCTCGTGCTTTCTTTCTCCACTCGTTGATAAAATCAATGGTTGTGCCAAAGTGGGCAGGATGGCAGGGCGTCTGTGATCACACGGGTCAAATGGGGACAAATGGGGACAAAGATGGAAGAGATCGCAaggaatttctttttctttaatttcttATGTTGCTATTACTTAATCACACACAATTATTATTAAACTAAATTTAGATACCAATGATATCACCTTCCTTCATGTATTTGGAAAAAAAAGGCAAGTTCCAATGATTCATAACAGAACTGGTTGGGTACAATCCGGTGTCACGACATACAATCCAGACCTGGTGTTATGACATACCTTCTCCTTGCTGCTTTCTTCTCTTCTAGCCCTTATGTGATTTACCTCCTAATCAATTTTCCTGAAATTGTTCGACCCCCAATATGTCCACTTTCTTTCTCATGATCTGCAGACTAGACTGATGCTAAAACTACTTTTCGCATTTTCTGACATCCTATATTTTCAAACCAAAAACACCAAGAAAGAGTTCATGCCTGAAGCAACTCAGCATTTATCCCTTATTTTATTCATGTTAGCCATTTTCTTTTATACAATCTGTGCCTAAAGAGGCTAACAACAAAAATAAATGTAATGACTACAACATGGTTAATAACAAGGATAAGTATGCCTACTGCAATCTCATGGATGAGAGCAAACAACAGTAGTATCATTTCAAATGGAGATGATTCTTGCAATGTACTCATCAGTAGAAGTAACAATTGTTTAGATGAATGGTTAGTAAGCGAAAAATGTAAAAAGATAATGTTTTACCTGAATTCTCAGAGATACACCTTGGAGTTGCGACTTGAGTGCATAAAATTTTGTAATCTGGTGTCTTGTTCGAATGAGATCCTTAGCCATGACCTTCACTGCTGCCTGTAACAAGTAATAGCCAGCAAGAATAGACAACTCATACAACAAAGAATCT
Coding sequences:
- the LOC135592418 gene encoding vacuolar protein sorting-associated protein 2 homolog 1, producing MSFIFGKRKTPAELLRENKRMLDKSIREIERERQGLQTQEKKLIAEIKKTAKQGQMAAVKVMAKDLIRTRHQITKFYALKSQLQGVSLRIQTLKSTQAMGEAMKGVTKAMGQMNRQMNLPALQKIMQEFERQNEKMEMVSEVMGDAIDDALEGDEEEEETEELVNQVLDEIGIDINSELVKAPSTAVAKAEASKKVAQAEAAGSEDGGIDNDLQARLDNLRKM